One Lottiidibacillus patelloidae genomic region harbors:
- the addA gene encoding helicase-exonuclease AddAB subunit AddA, protein MTQWTNEQQAAIDARGTNTLVAAAAGSGKTAVLVEHIISYLTDKDNPIDVDRLLVVTFTNAAAAEMKKRIGEALEDTLKEQPSSLFIRKQLSLLNRANISTLHSFCMNVIRRYYYKIDIDPAFRILDETEGLLLQEQILEEIFEEEYSKENNESFFNLVDCYSSDRTDEQLQSLIIKLYLFSQSHPWPTAWLNEITRMYNVDENVSIEDLPWGRQLLEAVEQELENALQLIEQGKKICQLPEGHESYIENFEDDQKIVEGLLEAANDSWQAIFEQIQTLKHSTLSRKKCESDPHLQDKAKKIREQMKKMLKKLGENYFNREPDYFISDLQEMAPILEKLVEVTKVFAERFSATKREKGIVDYNDLEHYCLQILRDESSTLEEIVPSSAAIDFQRKFAEVLVDEYQDTNMVQEAILQLVTNGNNMFMVGDVKQSIYRFRLAEPYLFISKYKKFSLHGNNDGLRIDLAKNFRSRAEVLDGTNFLFKQMMNEKIGEIEYDEAAELKLGANFPEGNAYKSELVIIDRSEEKEIKEEQDEQEEDLENVQLEARYISKRINELIGKTGEKPYQVFDKSTGGTRAVSYRDIVILLRATQKEAPILLEEFKMNGIPAYAELSKGYFDATEIIVIMSLLRVIDNPLQDIPFAAVLRSPIVHLSGEEMAKIRIAKKQGNYYDAALAYIEKAEGEEDPLSIKLSAFIQKLKEWRMDARQGSLADLIWKLFNETGYYDFVGGMIGGTQRQANLKVLYDRARQYESTSFRGLFRFLRFIERMKERGSDLGTARALSEQEDVVRIMTIHKSKGLEFPVVFIAGIGKQFNEMDLRKNVLMHKELGFGTKYINPEKRISYPTLPLLAMKKKMKMELLAEEMRVLYVALTRAKEKMYLVGTVKDVEKEIDNWGDVIDHEDWLLPDYVRENNNRYIGWIAPAIMRHRDGVSLLDNLPSNRAGNIEVYDHPSKWEVTTVPSFELTSGANDEEQSMEQKLESVRVMEPVHVDSEFTEIVEQQLSWKYLHTEATKRKSKQTVTEIKRQRSLLEEDSERMMIPKQKSTIVKRPKFLQEKGLSPAERGTAMHLVMQHVPLYKEITKQVLVELMDTMVEKELLTIEQMRAVPVEKLLAFFTSSLGERFIHAKKVEREVPFSFGLKANEAYLDWNNSDETVILQGVIDCLMYEDDGIVLIDFKSDYISDDILDDELKERYKEQIALYSKAVEEIMKTPLKEKYLFFFNKGKIIKM, encoded by the coding sequence ATGACACAATGGACGAATGAGCAACAGGCTGCAATAGATGCACGGGGAACCAATACGTTAGTTGCTGCAGCGGCAGGTTCAGGTAAAACGGCTGTCTTAGTAGAGCATATTATCTCGTATTTAACAGATAAAGATAACCCAATCGATGTGGATCGCCTTCTTGTCGTGACATTTACGAATGCTGCAGCAGCAGAAATGAAGAAGAGAATTGGCGAAGCGTTAGAAGATACACTTAAGGAACAGCCTAGCTCACTCTTTATTCGTAAGCAACTTTCACTACTAAACAGAGCTAATATATCGACACTACATTCCTTTTGTATGAATGTTATTAGACGCTACTACTATAAAATAGATATCGATCCAGCCTTCCGTATTTTGGATGAAACAGAAGGACTGTTATTACAAGAGCAAATCTTAGAAGAAATTTTTGAAGAAGAATATAGCAAAGAAAATAACGAATCATTTTTTAATTTAGTAGATTGCTACAGCAGTGACCGAACGGACGAACAACTGCAATCATTAATCATTAAACTTTATTTATTTTCACAAAGTCACCCTTGGCCAACAGCATGGTTAAATGAAATTACACGAATGTACAATGTTGATGAAAACGTCTCTATTGAAGATTTACCTTGGGGGAGGCAGTTGCTAGAAGCAGTAGAGCAAGAATTAGAAAATGCATTACAACTCATTGAGCAAGGGAAGAAAATCTGTCAATTACCCGAAGGACATGAATCTTATATTGAAAACTTTGAAGATGATCAAAAAATTGTAGAAGGTCTGCTTGAAGCTGCAAATGACTCATGGCAAGCAATTTTTGAACAAATTCAAACGTTAAAACATTCAACACTTAGTAGGAAAAAGTGCGAAAGTGATCCACATTTACAAGATAAAGCTAAAAAAATCCGTGAGCAAATGAAAAAGATGCTGAAAAAGCTTGGGGAAAATTACTTTAATAGAGAGCCAGATTATTTTATATCTGATCTTCAAGAGATGGCTCCTATTTTAGAAAAATTAGTCGAGGTTACAAAAGTATTTGCTGAACGCTTCTCTGCAACGAAACGTGAAAAAGGAATTGTCGACTATAACGATCTAGAACATTATTGCTTGCAAATATTGCGAGATGAATCATCAACGTTAGAGGAAATTGTTCCATCATCAGCTGCCATCGATTTTCAACGAAAGTTTGCTGAAGTACTAGTTGATGAATATCAAGATACAAACATGGTGCAAGAAGCTATTCTTCAACTCGTTACGAACGGTAATAATATGTTCATGGTAGGTGACGTGAAACAAAGTATTTATCGCTTCCGATTAGCTGAGCCATATCTGTTTATCTCGAAATATAAAAAGTTCTCTCTTCATGGAAATAATGATGGACTTCGCATCGACTTGGCAAAAAATTTCCGAAGCAGAGCTGAAGTACTAGATGGAACAAACTTTTTATTTAAACAAATGATGAATGAAAAAATCGGGGAAATTGAATACGATGAAGCGGCAGAACTAAAGCTTGGAGCCAATTTCCCTGAAGGAAATGCGTATAAAAGTGAACTCGTCATTATCGACCGTAGTGAAGAAAAAGAAATCAAGGAAGAACAAGACGAGCAGGAAGAAGACCTTGAAAATGTTCAATTAGAAGCAAGGTATATCTCTAAAAGAATTAATGAACTAATTGGCAAAACAGGTGAAAAGCCCTATCAAGTATTTGATAAATCTACAGGTGGTACTCGTGCGGTTTCTTATAGAGACATTGTTATTCTCCTCCGTGCCACTCAAAAAGAAGCACCTATTCTGTTGGAGGAGTTCAAGATGAATGGAATTCCTGCTTATGCTGAGCTATCAAAAGGATATTTTGATGCGACAGAAATTATAGTAATAATGTCTTTGCTCCGTGTTATTGATAACCCGTTGCAAGATATTCCATTTGCAGCTGTCCTTCGTTCACCTATCGTTCATTTATCAGGGGAAGAAATGGCAAAGATAAGAATTGCTAAAAAACAAGGAAACTACTATGATGCTGCTCTTGCATATATTGAGAAAGCTGAAGGCGAGGAAGATCCACTTTCTATCAAACTTTCGGCATTTATACAAAAATTAAAAGAGTGGCGGATGGACGCAAGACAAGGATCTCTTGCAGATTTAATTTGGAAACTTTTCAATGAAACTGGTTATTACGATTTTGTCGGAGGAATGATTGGTGGAACACAGCGACAAGCAAACTTAAAAGTTTTGTATGATCGAGCAAGACAATATGAGTCGACATCATTCCGTGGGCTATTCCGCTTTTTACGTTTTATTGAAAGAATGAAAGAGCGCGGCAGTGATTTAGGTACTGCTCGTGCATTAAGTGAACAAGAAGATGTAGTTCGCATCATGACTATCCATAAAAGTAAAGGTCTTGAATTTCCAGTTGTCTTTATTGCTGGGATTGGTAAGCAGTTCAATGAGATGGATTTACGAAAAAATGTTTTAATGCATAAAGAATTAGGATTTGGAACGAAATATATTAATCCTGAAAAAAGAATTAGCTATCCGACTTTGCCCTTATTGGCGATGAAAAAGAAAATGAAAATGGAACTTTTAGCAGAAGAGATGAGAGTTCTCTACGTAGCCTTAACGAGAGCTAAGGAAAAAATGTATTTAGTAGGAACGGTCAAAGACGTTGAAAAAGAAATAGATAATTGGGGCGATGTCATTGACCATGAAGATTGGCTGTTGCCTGATTATGTTAGAGAGAACAACAATCGCTATATAGGATGGATTGCCCCGGCAATTATGAGACACCGAGATGGCGTTTCATTACTGGATAACTTACCTTCTAATCGCGCAGGCAATATTGAAGTTTATGACCATCCTTCGAAGTGGGAAGTTACGACTGTTCCGTCCTTTGAACTTACTAGTGGAGCGAATGATGAAGAGCAGTCAATGGAACAGAAATTAGAAAGCGTTAGGGTAATGGAACCAGTACACGTTGATAGTGAGTTTACGGAAATTGTCGAGCAACAATTATCATGGAAGTATTTACACACCGAAGCAACGAAGCGCAAGTCAAAGCAAACAGTAACAGAAATTAAAAGGCAGCGCTCTTTACTTGAAGAAGATAGTGAACGTATGATGATTCCTAAACAAAAATCAACGATAGTGAAAAGACCAAAATTTCTTCAGGAAAAAGGTTTATCTCCTGCTGAGAGAGGTACAGCGATGCACCTAGTAATGCAACATGTTCCGCTCTACAAAGAGATTACAAAACAAGTTCTTGTAGAATTAATGGATACGATGGTTGAGAAAGAATTATTAACTATAGAGCAAATGCGAGCGGTTCCTGTGGAAAAACTATTAGCCTTTTTTACATCATCATTAGGAGAAAGGTTTATCCATGCTAAGAAAGTTGAACGAGAAGTACCTTTCAGTTTTGGTTTGAAGGCAAATGAAGCCTATCTGGATTGGAATAATAGTGATGAAACAGTAATCCTACAAGGTGTCATTGATTGCCTTATGTATGAAGATGACGGAATAGTATTAATTGACTTTAAGTCAGATTATATTTCGGACGATATATTAGATGATGAACTAAAGGAAAGATATAAAGAGCAAATCGCGTTATACAGTAAAGCGGTAGAAGAAATTATGAAAACACCTTTAAAAGAAAAATACTTATTTTTCTTTAACAAAGGTAAAATAATTAAAATGTAA
- the addB gene encoding helicase-exonuclease AddAB subunit AddB, whose product MIVGLRFILGRAGSGKSSTCITEIVETIANEPNGKPIIYLTPEQMTFQSEFAIVNSPNVNGMIRAQVFSFTRLAWKVLQETGGIARDHINSVGIHMMLRKIIEEQKQELKVFKRASDKNGFIDEVEAMVTELKRYCLSADDLLVKKEELLLEHNDESNKTNAMIIDKLHDLHVIYSKFEKKISEKYVDSEDYLRLLAENASNSDYLREADIYIDGFYQFTPQELEVIQALLTSCNNVTITLTLDRPYHDTEPHELDLFHSIATTYKKIRKIAKENSVEIEDVQDLNTLPLQRFEEAPDFTHLEQFWQTRPTVPYEEEPEHISLHAAVNRRAEVENVAREVLQLVRDKNYRFRDIALLVRDVNAYQDIIKTTFSDYEIPVFLDEKKTMLHHPLIEFIRSSIETVTHNWQYDAVFQAAKTNLFFPTVAEETLATYQEDLDRLENFVLANGIKGYRWQENRRWEFAVEQLEDNMKLEISEEKKRQEDRLAEMRQFIVEPLTRFEEKLKKSKNARQMCTEIFELLLDLEVYEKIELWKEQAEEKGKLRTAKEHDQVWDAVIELLDQCVELFGDEPLSKDLFLKMIESGIENMQFSLVPPSLDQVMLGAIDRSRFSNVKCAFVLGVNEGVFPAKPQEDGLFLEEEREALQKFGAELAPGAADQLLHEQFIVYLALTSASDKLWISYPLADEEGKTLLASPIIERVKEVFPRLKEGLLKNEPGEVSEGEQLQFITTPRNALSFLVGQIREWKKGYHLGPLWWDSYNYLINTDWKQDTKRVLSSLFYQNIEKSLSPQTSLELYGTKLKSSVSRMELHQACPFSHFMSYGLKLKEREMFRLDVPDIGRLFHAALKEMNDYLTNHDKSWKDLTPQECNRIAIDVVDMLAPKLQREILLSSNRYGYIKRKLTDVVARASQILSEQARASGFEPAGVELAFGGNGNIPPLEIELSNGVKMEVVGRIDRVDKAESDQGLLLRIVDYKSSKKQLDLAEVYYGLTLQMLTYLDVVISSSKQWLGVEAKPAGVLYFHIHNPFVDSVGKDETEIEKAIFKEFKMKGYVLADQQVARLMDQSFNSKSDIVPVEITSKGEFHKRNSRVASNQDFQLLQDHSRKMIKSIGEEITTGKINISPYQLNKKNPCTFCSYKPVCQFDQGLDENEHRYLKKIDETSVLEKLHSDGRQES is encoded by the coding sequence ATGATTGTGGGATTACGTTTTATTCTTGGCCGGGCAGGTAGCGGTAAAAGTTCTACTTGTATCACTGAAATTGTTGAAACGATAGCAAATGAACCTAACGGGAAACCGATCATCTATTTAACACCTGAACAAATGACATTTCAATCAGAGTTTGCGATCGTTAACTCACCTAATGTGAATGGAATGATCCGTGCGCAAGTTTTTAGTTTTACGAGATTAGCATGGAAAGTATTACAAGAAACAGGTGGGATAGCGAGAGATCATATTAACTCTGTCGGTATTCATATGATGCTACGTAAAATTATTGAAGAACAAAAACAAGAGCTAAAAGTTTTTAAGCGTGCTTCTGATAAGAACGGCTTTATTGATGAAGTAGAGGCGATGGTTACCGAATTAAAGCGTTACTGCTTAAGTGCAGATGACCTTCTTGTAAAAAAAGAAGAATTATTACTTGAGCATAATGATGAATCGAACAAAACGAACGCCATGATAATCGATAAACTTCATGATTTACACGTTATATATTCTAAATTCGAAAAGAAAATTAGTGAAAAGTATGTTGACTCTGAAGATTATTTACGACTTTTAGCAGAAAATGCATCCAACTCAGATTATCTCCGAGAGGCAGATATTTATATAGACGGGTTTTATCAATTTACACCACAAGAGCTTGAAGTAATTCAAGCACTACTTACATCTTGTAACAATGTAACGATTACGTTAACACTCGATCGCCCTTATCATGATACAGAACCACATGAACTGGATTTATTTCATTCGATAGCAACAACATACAAAAAAATAAGAAAGATAGCAAAAGAAAATAGTGTTGAAATCGAAGATGTGCAAGATTTGAATACGTTGCCTCTGCAACGATTTGAAGAAGCACCAGATTTCACACACTTGGAACAATTTTGGCAAACACGTCCTACTGTTCCATATGAAGAAGAGCCAGAACATATTTCTCTTCATGCGGCAGTAAATCGAAGAGCAGAAGTCGAGAACGTCGCTAGAGAGGTGCTACAACTCGTTCGCGATAAAAACTACCGATTTCGTGATATCGCACTGCTCGTTCGTGATGTTAACGCCTACCAAGATATTATTAAGACGACTTTTTCAGACTATGAGATACCAGTATTTTTGGATGAAAAGAAGACGATGCTACATCATCCATTAATTGAATTTATTCGTTCAAGTATTGAAACGGTCACTCACAATTGGCAGTATGATGCTGTTTTTCAAGCTGCAAAAACAAATCTTTTCTTCCCAACTGTAGCTGAAGAAACTCTTGCTACTTATCAAGAAGATTTAGACCGTTTAGAAAATTTCGTTTTAGCAAACGGAATAAAAGGTTATCGTTGGCAAGAAAACCGTCGTTGGGAATTTGCAGTTGAACAACTAGAAGACAATATGAAATTAGAAATCTCGGAAGAAAAGAAGAGGCAAGAAGATCGATTAGCTGAGATGCGTCAATTCATTGTTGAGCCACTCACTAGATTTGAAGAGAAATTAAAAAAGTCGAAAAATGCAAGACAAATGTGTACGGAGATATTTGAACTTCTTCTTGATTTAGAAGTTTATGAAAAAATAGAATTGTGGAAAGAACAAGCTGAAGAAAAAGGAAAACTTCGAACTGCAAAAGAACATGACCAAGTTTGGGATGCTGTGATCGAGCTACTTGACCAATGTGTCGAGCTGTTTGGTGACGAACCACTTTCAAAAGATTTATTTTTAAAAATGATTGAAAGTGGAATTGAAAATATGCAGTTTTCGTTAGTACCACCATCACTAGATCAAGTAATGCTCGGAGCAATTGATCGCTCACGTTTTTCAAATGTGAAGTGTGCATTTGTTTTAGGTGTTAATGAAGGTGTTTTTCCAGCCAAACCACAAGAAGATGGTTTATTTTTAGAAGAAGAAAGAGAAGCATTGCAAAAATTTGGTGCTGAGCTTGCGCCAGGGGCAGCAGATCAATTGTTACATGAGCAATTTATTGTTTATTTAGCATTAACATCTGCTTCTGATAAATTATGGATCAGTTATCCTCTAGCAGATGAAGAAGGAAAGACACTGCTAGCCTCACCAATAATTGAGCGAGTGAAAGAAGTATTCCCGCGTTTAAAAGAAGGATTACTAAAAAATGAACCTGGAGAAGTGTCAGAGGGAGAGCAACTCCAGTTTATTACGACACCTCGAAATGCCTTGTCTTTCTTAGTAGGGCAAATTCGTGAATGGAAAAAAGGGTATCATTTAGGGCCATTATGGTGGGATTCTTACAACTATTTAATTAACACGGATTGGAAACAAGATACGAAGCGAGTGTTAAGTAGCTTGTTTTATCAAAATATTGAAAAGTCCCTTTCGCCACAAACTAGTCTAGAGCTTTATGGAACTAAACTAAAATCCAGTGTATCTAGAATGGAATTACACCAAGCATGCCCATTTTCTCACTTTATGTCTTACGGCTTAAAGTTAAAAGAAAGAGAAATGTTCCGTTTGGATGTACCTGACATTGGTCGTCTTTTCCATGCTGCATTAAAAGAGATGAATGATTACTTAACGAATCATGATAAAAGTTGGAAAGACTTAACTCCTCAAGAGTGTAATCGAATCGCCATAGATGTAGTGGATATGTTAGCACCGAAATTGCAAAGAGAAATTTTATTAAGCTCAAATCGTTATGGTTACATTAAACGAAAATTGACTGATGTAGTCGCAAGAGCTTCGCAAATTTTAAGTGAACAGGCAAGAGCTAGCGGATTTGAACCAGCTGGAGTCGAGCTAGCTTTCGGAGGGAATGGCAATATACCACCGCTAGAAATTGAGTTAAGTAACGGTGTGAAAATGGAAGTTGTCGGTCGAATCGACCGCGTAGATAAAGCGGAAAGTGATCAAGGGCTGCTATTGCGCATTGTTGATTATAAGTCTAGTAAGAAGCAATTAGATTTAGCTGAAGTGTATTACGGCTTGACATTGCAAATGTTAACTTACTTGGATGTTGTCATTTCAAGTTCGAAACAATGGCTCGGTGTGGAGGCAAAGCCCGCTGGAGTCCTCTACTTCCATATTCATAATCCATTCGTTGATTCTGTAGGAAAAGACGAAACAGAGATAGAAAAGGCTATTTTTAAAGAGTTTAAAATGAAAGGTTATGTACTTGCAGATCAACAAGTCGCAAGATTAATGGACCAATCATTTAATAGTAAGTCTGATATTGTTCCTGTTGAAATAACTTCAAAAGGTGAATTCCATAAACGAAATTCACGAGTTGCTAGTAACCAAGACTTTCAACTATTACAAGATCACTCGCGGAAAATGATTAAATCAATCGGTGAGGAAATTACGACTGGTAAAATTAATATTTCTCCTTATCAATTAAATAAAAAAAATCCGTGTACTTTCTGTTCATACAAGCCAGTATGTCAATTTGACCAAGGGTTGGATGAGAATGAACATCGTTACTTGAAAAAGATTGATGAAACTTCAGTGTTAGAGAAACTGCACAGTGATGGGAGGCAAGAATCATGA